In a single window of the Leptospira barantonii genome:
- a CDS encoding penicillin-binding transpeptidase domain-containing protein, whose translation MKNSFSFLFLVLIWIFSCKSDPIIPSLPPMPFSEKSINGEGKFPCAILINRTTRNKIYFQKDECFYKTPPSSLFHSYLALVALENGYLKEDQSLFFWDKTRHPYIRWQKDQNLKSALEYSVHWYFTKLWNDIGPEKGKTLLEKTGAFSNPIPATRNSFWLDGSYNVSPSEFADFLIRLQEPAPPFRDKTISTVLNLLKRTPGSLSNASGSHDLSGDWNGVEDYKSDSAFHYTQDEANSWFWASFQKSNVHWILLTRVRVTGQPSTPLEAAKLASKILQEESIIQ comes from the coding sequence GTGAAGAATTCATTCTCATTCCTATTTTTGGTTCTCATCTGGATTTTTTCCTGTAAAAGCGATCCGATCATTCCTTCCCTTCCCCCCATGCCCTTTTCCGAAAAAAGTATAAACGGAGAAGGTAAATTCCCCTGTGCGATCCTGATCAACCGAACCACAAGAAACAAAATCTACTTTCAAAAAGATGAATGTTTTTATAAAACTCCGCCTTCTTCCCTGTTTCATTCTTATCTCGCTTTGGTCGCTCTGGAAAACGGTTATCTCAAGGAAGACCAATCCCTTTTTTTCTGGGATAAAACGAGACATCCATACATTCGATGGCAAAAGGATCAGAATTTAAAATCGGCCCTTGAGTATTCTGTGCATTGGTATTTTACGAAACTCTGGAACGACATCGGACCCGAAAAAGGAAAAACACTTTTGGAAAAAACGGGAGCGTTTTCGAATCCGATTCCCGCCACACGAAATTCATTCTGGCTTGACGGTTCGTATAACGTGTCCCCTTCCGAATTTGCGGATTTTTTAATCCGACTTCAGGAACCGGCCCCGCCTTTTCGAGATAAGACGATCTCCACCGTTTTGAATCTTCTCAAAAGAACTCCCGGTTCGCTTTCCAACGCGAGCGGAAGTCACGATCTTTCGGGAGATTGGAACGGTGTGGAAGATTACAAATCGGATTCCGCGTTTCATTATACTCAGGACGAAGCGAATTCTTGGTTTTGGGCCTCGTTTCAAAAATCGAACGTACATTGGATTCTTCTTACGAGGGTGAGAGTCACCGGACAACCCTCCACTCCTCTGGAAGCCGCGAAGCTCGCTTCTAAAATTCTTCAGGAAGAATCGATCATCCAGTAA
- a CDS encoding DNA methylase, with product MSTVLKRKERKIQTGEFWTSRQRQSHSIHYSVSYRASFKPELPAFFLDKYLSKHKGVVLDPFGGRGTTSIQANLEGHTAIHNDISPMSLFLAKSRQTIPSMESMERILDRLDLRKKTKEEKEDKDLLAFYHKDTLNEIKNLKRILSQDASPEIQYIGVTALSRLHGHSDGFFSVYSFPQISIPPSAQKRNNEKKGIKPEYKEVKSRILQKMKRDLKTPLPPFYHEFSGRNRYTNHSSLHLESLEDSVADLVVTSPPFLDKVNYEEDNWLRYWFLEIELPDHKKPSIFSTLSAWTDFIHGTLEELSRVLKPEGVCVMEVGDIKKGATVFNLDEYVIQAANGSGLEWETTFINDQKFTKLSNCWNVSNNEKGTNSNRCVVFRNYK from the coding sequence ATGTCGACTGTACTCAAAAGAAAAGAAAGAAAAATTCAAACCGGAGAATTCTGGACTTCACGCCAGAGACAATCTCACTCCATTCACTATAGCGTTAGTTATCGCGCCTCGTTCAAACCGGAACTTCCCGCGTTCTTTTTGGACAAATATCTTTCCAAACACAAGGGAGTTGTTCTCGATCCGTTCGGCGGAAGGGGAACCACTTCGATTCAAGCGAACTTGGAAGGTCATACGGCGATTCACAACGATATCAGTCCGATGTCATTGTTTCTTGCAAAGTCGAGACAAACGATTCCTTCCATGGAAAGTATGGAAAGAATTCTGGATCGTCTGGATTTGAGAAAGAAAACGAAGGAAGAAAAAGAAGACAAGGATCTGCTCGCCTTTTATCACAAGGACACGTTAAACGAAATCAAAAACTTAAAAAGAATTCTTTCCCAAGACGCTTCCCCGGAAATTCAATACATAGGGGTGACTGCTCTTTCGAGATTGCACGGTCACAGCGACGGATTCTTTTCGGTGTATAGTTTTCCTCAGATTTCGATTCCTCCTTCCGCGCAGAAACGCAACAACGAGAAAAAAGGAATCAAACCGGAATACAAGGAAGTCAAATCCAGAATTTTACAGAAGATGAAACGGGATTTAAAAACTCCTCTGCCACCTTTTTATCACGAGTTCTCGGGAAGAAACCGTTATACGAATCATTCTTCTCTTCATTTGGAATCGCTGGAAGATTCCGTTGCCGATTTGGTCGTTACGTCACCGCCTTTTCTCGATAAGGTGAACTACGAAGAAGACAATTGGCTGAGATATTGGTTTTTGGAAATCGAACTTCCGGATCACAAAAAGCCGAGCATCTTTTCGACGCTCTCCGCGTGGACCGATTTCATTCACGGAACCTTGGAGGAACTTTCCAGAGTTTTAAAGCCGGAAGGCGTTTGTGTGATGGAAGTCGGAGACATTAAGAAGGGCGCTACCGTTTTCAATCTGGACGAATATGTGATTCAAGCGGCCAATGGTTCCGGTTTGGAATGGGAAACCACGTTCATCAACGATCAAAAGTTTACGAAACTTTCCAATTGCTGGAACGTTTCGAACAACGAGAAAGGAACGAACTCGAACCGCTGTGTCGTGTTTCGGAATTACAAGTAA
- the flgG gene encoding flagellar basal-body rod protein FlgG produces the protein MRSLWTAATGMIAQQFHIDTISNNLANVNTTGFKKNRADFEDLVYQHQVLAGTPATSVSEIPTGVNVGHGVRAAASQKLFEIGSFQATGNKLDMAITGEMGFFKIQMPDGSFAFSRDGSFKIDSNQQVVTSNGYLLEPPLILPEGAILNTLMISEQGEVTVKVGADIRPIVIGQVELYRFVNPAGLQAIGKNLFQETVASGPEIPGTPGMEGFGNVLQGFLEMSNVKIVEEMVNMIVAQRAYESNSKAIQTSDNMLSTAISLKR, from the coding sequence ATGCGCTCACTCTGGACTGCGGCAACTGGAATGATTGCCCAGCAGTTTCATATCGATACGATATCGAACAACTTAGCAAACGTAAATACGACTGGATTTAAAAAGAATCGCGCGGACTTCGAGGATTTGGTGTATCAACACCAGGTTCTGGCAGGAACGCCCGCAACATCCGTCAGTGAAATTCCCACCGGAGTCAACGTAGGTCACGGGGTTCGAGCCGCGGCTTCTCAAAAACTTTTCGAGATCGGTTCCTTTCAAGCCACAGGAAATAAATTGGATATGGCGATCACCGGAGAAATGGGATTTTTCAAAATCCAAATGCCGGACGGAAGTTTCGCGTTCAGCAGAGACGGATCTTTTAAGATCGATTCGAACCAACAAGTGGTGACGTCTAACGGATATCTTCTCGAGCCTCCTTTGATTCTCCCGGAAGGTGCGATCTTAAACACACTCATGATCTCCGAACAAGGAGAAGTCACCGTAAAAGTGGGAGCGGATATCCGTCCCATCGTAATCGGTCAGGTGGAATTATACCGTTTCGTAAACCCGGCTGGTTTGCAAGCGATCGGAAAAAACTTATTTCAAGAAACCGTAGCGTCCGGACCTGAAATTCCGGGAACGCCAGGGATGGAAGGATTCGGAAACGTACTCCAGGGATTTTTGGAAATGAGTAACGTAAAGATCGTGGAAGAAATGGTGAACATGATCGTGGCTCAAAGAGCTTACGAATCCAACTCCAAGGCGATCCAAACCTCGGACAACATGTTGTCCACGGCCATTTCCCTCAAGAGATAA
- the flgA gene encoding flagellar basal body P-ring formation chaperone FlgA — protein sequence MNLFRILFLLLLLTLNPLWGRGVSGIYLKGRAIVEGEEVRLSSVARIPDGFEDRILMKNLTRPVFVGSKEIQKVYADLDPIVTGKETLVLPLNHALEPSEITDSLSDEIKKKHPNEEFRLTFISGETKVPSEGVQLRWANLSSRLHPGQLMASLEIFFQNQKVHTLRIRFQVEQKVKVLKASRPLNKGIKITTEDFKEEETLTDEEILDSPGGDLLGSTLLKDMNDGEIFRKKHVRKIQDVQRGGEILMIYHKGSLVLKTKVKALSSGNIGEEVQVTTHSREGQMKVKVVDKNTVVTE from the coding sequence ATGAATCTTTTTCGGATACTCTTCCTTCTTCTGCTTTTGACCTTAAACCCTCTTTGGGGAAGAGGGGTGTCCGGAATTTATCTCAAAGGAAGAGCGATCGTAGAAGGGGAAGAAGTTCGTCTTTCCTCAGTCGCTCGGATTCCGGACGGATTCGAAGATCGGATTCTTATGAAGAATCTTACGCGTCCCGTGTTCGTCGGTTCCAAGGAAATCCAAAAAGTATATGCGGACTTGGATCCGATCGTAACCGGAAAAGAAACCCTGGTTCTTCCTTTGAATCACGCGCTTGAACCGAGCGAGATCACGGATTCTCTTTCGGACGAAATCAAAAAGAAACATCCGAACGAAGAATTTCGTCTAACGTTTATCTCCGGAGAAACCAAGGTTCCTTCGGAAGGGGTTCAACTCCGCTGGGCCAATCTATCCTCCCGTTTGCATCCGGGACAACTGATGGCTTCCCTCGAAATATTTTTTCAGAACCAAAAGGTTCATACCTTGAGAATCCGCTTTCAAGTGGAACAAAAAGTAAAAGTTCTCAAAGCGAGTCGTCCTCTAAACAAGGGAATCAAAATTACGACCGAGGATTTTAAGGAAGAGGAAACCTTAACAGACGAGGAAATCTTGGATTCTCCCGGAGGAGATCTGCTCGGTTCCACACTTTTAAAGGACATGAACGACGGAGAAATTTTCCGAAAGAAACACGTTCGTAAGATCCAAGACGTTCAAAGAGGAGGCGAGATTCTGATGATCTATCACAAAGGAAGTCTCGTCCTCAAAACGAAAGTAAAGGCTCTCAGTTCCGGAAACATAGGCGAAGAAGTTCAGGTGACCACACATTCCAGAGAAGGTCAGATGAAGGTCAAGGTTGTGGATAAGAATACGGTGGTGACGGAATGA
- a CDS encoding flagellar basal body L-ring protein FlgH, whose product MKKRLNPTDFKDYCARNSKILTIGIVYFIFIIFFLLYGKNTGLNAQDASLWTDKNPYSVRQSIKVGSPLYVKIRNGLQAEFELESNADETITLKSMPDKKIIPDMPSYNNDRTITRKNKGKIKSLGKIKGNLTALVTAVDPNTGLLTIQGQKVNVINGEENSLVLSGTVSPEFVEKDSSIDADKIANLQVNFNGRINPKQVNPPIALKSVTNPDGSVTVKAELSEEEKQRLILNQLNRLLGESQ is encoded by the coding sequence ATGAAAAAACGTTTGAATCCGACCGATTTCAAAGACTACTGCGCGAGAAATTCGAAAATTCTCACCATAGGAATCGTATATTTTATATTTATAATATTCTTTCTTTTGTATGGAAAAAATACGGGATTGAACGCTCAGGACGCTTCTCTTTGGACGGATAAGAATCCGTATTCTGTGCGTCAGAGCATCAAGGTCGGTTCTCCTCTCTACGTAAAAATCAGAAACGGACTACAAGCGGAATTCGAACTCGAATCGAATGCGGACGAAACGATCACACTTAAGTCCATGCCGGATAAAAAAATCATCCCCGATATGCCCTCGTATAACAACGATCGTACGATTACGCGTAAGAATAAGGGAAAGATCAAATCCCTCGGAAAGATAAAAGGGAATCTTACCGCTCTCGTCACCGCGGTCGACCCGAACACCGGGCTTTTGACGATTCAAGGCCAAAAAGTGAACGTGATCAACGGCGAGGAGAACAGTCTCGTGTTGTCCGGAACCGTTTCTCCCGAGTTCGTGGAAAAGGATTCTTCGATCGACGCGGATAAAATCGCGAATCTTCAGGTGAACTTCAACGGAAGAATCAACCCAAAACAAGTCAATCCTCCGATCGCACTCAAATCGGTTACGAACCCGGACGGTTCCGTGACGGTCAAAGCCGAACTTTCGGAAGAGGAAAAACAGAGACTGATTCTAAACCAACTCAATCGGCTTTTGGGAGAATCACAATGA